The following proteins are co-located in the Bosea sp. AS-1 genome:
- a CDS encoding dihydrodipicolinate synthase family protein, with product MNEPYRGILPIAPVVFHDNGDLDIDGNRRVMDLMVDQGVDGICILANFSEQFLLTDAERDEVMRLSIEQIAGRVPVIVTTSHFSTRVAAARAKAAADAGAKMLMMMPPYHGALLKADEQGMIEHFKMVADACGIPIILQDAPLSGVTMTVPFMVRLAQEVPLVRYFKIEMPGTANKLRALIEAGGDAVVGPFDGEEAITLMADLDAGATGTMTSAMIPDLIKPILAAHAAGDRKQAAALYAKVLPIINYENRQCGLRAAKAVMKAGGVIKSDAVRHPLAPLHPKTREGLLELARELDPLALRWGK from the coding sequence ATGAACGAACCCTATCGCGGCATCCTGCCGATCGCCCCGGTCGTCTTCCACGACAATGGCGACCTCGACATCGACGGCAACCGCCGGGTCATGGACCTGATGGTCGACCAGGGTGTCGACGGCATCTGCATCCTCGCGAACTTCTCCGAGCAATTCCTGCTGACGGACGCCGAGCGCGACGAGGTGATGCGGCTCTCGATCGAGCAGATCGCCGGCCGCGTGCCGGTGATTGTCACCACCTCGCATTTCTCGACGCGCGTCGCCGCCGCCCGCGCCAAGGCCGCGGCCGATGCCGGCGCCAAGATGCTGATGATGATGCCGCCCTATCACGGCGCCCTGCTGAAGGCGGATGAGCAGGGCATGATCGAGCATTTCAAGATGGTCGCCGATGCCTGCGGCATTCCGATCATCCTGCAGGACGCGCCGCTCTCCGGCGTCACCATGACCGTGCCCTTCATGGTGCGGCTGGCGCAGGAGGTGCCGCTCGTCCGCTATTTCAAGATCGAGATGCCGGGCACGGCGAACAAGCTGCGCGCCCTGATCGAAGCGGGCGGCGACGCCGTCGTCGGCCCATTCGACGGCGAGGAGGCGATCACGCTGATGGCCGACCTCGACGCCGGCGCCACCGGCACGATGACGAGCGCGATGATTCCCGACCTGATCAAGCCGATCCTCGCGGCCCATGCCGCGGGTGACCGCAAGCAGGCGGCGGCGCTCTATGCCAAGGTTCTGCCGATCATAAACTATGAGAACCGCCAATGCGGCCTGCGGGCCGCCAAGGCGGTGATGAAGGCAGGCGGCGTCATCAAGTCGGACGCCGTGCGTCACCCGCTGGCGCCGCTGCATCCGAAGACGCGCGAGGGGCTGCTCGAACTCGCCCGCGAGCTCGATCCGCTGGCGCTGCGCTGGGGAAAATAA
- a CDS encoding phasin family protein, with protein MVKPPPTRTRAKAPVSLPSVNALSPTPADAKAAPLAPAPSQQASTPVPAKAPAAPVIVKAVAPAPAATAKVAAPAAVAAPPKAPAAQPKAPVAPPKKTVSAKLRIEKPVARVVAPKKPAPPVQASKTVAPKVAAPKAATPQVVVAKTAPAVAKTAVAKTAAAKPVVAKPVTVEAPKPAVRNETPVKSEPAVAPKPVAAAPKEPAKPASLESLPLPRPPEFATVATETVMSQALTMARAFGALQAKMLEHACAEFKAKLGEAETLARSDSASEAIALQAKAVRRSYESYAEHLKELARIANTSLRKD; from the coding sequence ATGGTCAAGCCGCCTCCGACCCGAACCCGGGCAAAGGCCCCGGTCAGCCTGCCTTCCGTCAACGCCTTGTCGCCGACCCCGGCCGACGCGAAGGCCGCGCCGCTTGCGCCCGCTCCCAGCCAGCAGGCATCTACCCCTGTGCCCGCCAAGGCTCCGGCCGCGCCGGTGATCGTGAAGGCTGTGGCTCCCGCTCCTGCGGCGACTGCCAAGGTCGCTGCGCCCGCGGCCGTCGCCGCCCCGCCCAAGGCGCCCGCCGCTCAGCCGAAGGCGCCCGTCGCCCCGCCCAAGAAGACGGTCTCGGCCAAGCTCCGGATCGAGAAGCCCGTGGCCAGGGTTGTCGCGCCAAAGAAGCCAGCGCCGCCCGTGCAGGCTTCCAAGACTGTTGCACCGAAGGTTGCTGCGCCCAAGGCCGCCACACCTCAGGTTGTCGTAGCCAAGACGGCTCCTGCTGTGGCCAAGACTGCCGTGGCCAAGACTGCCGCTGCCAAGCCCGTTGTGGCCAAGCCTGTCACGGTGGAGGCGCCGAAGCCGGCGGTGCGGAACGAGACGCCCGTCAAGTCCGAGCCGGCCGTCGCGCCGAAGCCCGTGGCGGCCGCTCCCAAGGAGCCGGCCAAGCCCGCCTCGCTCGAATCCCTGCCGCTGCCGCGCCCGCCCGAGTTCGCCACGGTCGCGACCGAGACGGTGATGAGCCAGGCCCTGACCATGGCGCGCGCGTTCGGCGCCCTGCAGGCGAAGATGCTCGAGCATGCCTGCGCCGAGTTCAAGGCGAAGCTGGGCGAGGCCGAGACGCTGGCGCGCAGCGACAGCGCTTCCGAGGCGATCGCCCTGCAGGCGAAGGCCGTCCGCCGCAGCTACGAATCCTACGCCGAGCACCTGAAGGAGCTCGCGCGCATCGCCAACACGAGCTTGCGCAAGGATTGA
- a CDS encoding phasin — MDSKHSYEVPAEMREFAERSVEQARKAFDGFIGAAQKAVDSAHGSAENARVNTQEATRKAIAYAENNVAAAFDFAQKLVKSKDLTEVMQHQADFLKAQMATFQNQLKDLGTAAQDAASKAAESVSKATKGR; from the coding sequence ATGGACAGCAAGCATTCCTATGAGGTCCCGGCAGAGATGCGTGAGTTTGCCGAGCGCAGCGTAGAGCAGGCGCGCAAGGCTTTCGACGGCTTCATCGGCGCCGCGCAGAAGGCTGTGGACAGCGCGCATGGCTCGGCCGAGAACGCCCGCGTCAACACCCAGGAGGCGACCCGCAAGGCCATCGCCTATGCGGAGAACAACGTCGCGGCCGCGTTCGATTTCGCCCAGAAGCTGGTGAAGTCGAAGGATCTCACCGAGGTCATGCAGCATCAGGCCGATTTCCTCAAGGCGCAGATGGCGACCTTCCAGAACCAGCTCAAGGACCTCGGCACTGCAGCCCAGGACGCCGCGTCCAAGGCCGCCGAGAGCGTCAGCAAGGCCACGAAAGGCCGCTGA